The following are from one region of the Halarcobacter sp. genome:
- a CDS encoding methionine ABC transporter permease — MVDILLPALGETVYMSFVSTFFAVIIGFFLAIILILTSKGGLKENLKIYSVLDVIINTLRSFPFIILMIVLFPLTKFLIGKSIGTTAAIIPLTIGAAPFIARLIESALKEVDSGVVEAAKSFGASDWQIIFKVMLVEALPSIISAITLTLITVIGFSAMAGAVGGGGLGDVAIKYGYYRFQTDTMLYTVVILIALVQVCQSAGDYLYKITKK; from the coding sequence ATGGTTGATATTTTATTACCAGCTTTAGGTGAAACAGTTTATATGTCTTTTGTATCAACATTTTTTGCTGTTATAATTGGATTCTTTTTAGCAATTATTTTGATATTAACTTCAAAAGGTGGTCTAAAAGAAAACTTAAAAATCTATTCAGTATTAGATGTAATCATAAATACATTAAGGTCTTTCCCTTTTATTATTCTTATGATTGTACTTTTTCCATTAACAAAATTTTTAATAGGGAAAAGTATTGGTACAACAGCAGCTATTATTCCTCTTACAATTGGAGCTGCTCCTTTTATTGCAAGACTTATTGAAAGTGCTTTAAAAGAGGTTGATTCAGGTGTAGTTGAAGCAGCAAAATCGTTTGGTGCAAGTGATTGGCAAATCATTTTTAAAGTGATGTTAGTTGAAGCTTTACCTAGTATTATTTCAGCTATTACTCTTACACTTATTACAGTTATTGGTTTTTCTGCCATGGCAGGTGCTGTTGGTGGTGGAGGTTTAGGAGATGTAGCTATTAAATATGGTTACTATAGATTCCAAACTGATACTATGTTGTATACAGTTGTTATACTTATCGCCCTTGTACAAGTTTGTCAAAGTGCAGGGGATTATTTATATAAAATTACAAAAAAATAA
- a CDS encoding methionine ABC transporter ATP-binding protein: MISIKNLNKYYGDVKVLNDISIDIKEGEIFAIVGHSGAGKSTLLRCINGLEDYSTGSLLVDDKEIKDLNKEQLRSFRKKIGMIFQHFSLVQRKTVYENVALPMQLWGYSKNDIDKKVIELLSLVGLEEKTDSYPSQLSGGQKQRVAIARALTLEPEVLLSDEATSALDPNTTTSILNLLKEINEKLNITIVLVTHEMEVVKQIAQKALLLEHGNIIGFDDTEELFLKPDEKMKEFLGEVEVVPNNGVNIKLYFPKDNAYQSFITTMARKLDMDFNIVWGKLEEINTHIVGNMVINIKEEEKQKVLEYIKQHDIVWEEL; encoded by the coding sequence ATGATTAGTATTAAAAATCTAAATAAGTATTATGGTGATGTAAAAGTTTTAAATGATATTTCTATTGATATAAAAGAGGGTGAAATCTTTGCTATAGTTGGACATAGTGGAGCTGGTAAATCTACACTTCTTAGATGTATAAATGGTCTTGAGGATTATAGTACAGGTTCTTTATTAGTTGATGATAAAGAGATTAAAGATTTAAATAAAGAACAATTAAGAAGTTTTAGAAAAAAGATTGGAATGATTTTTCAACATTTTTCATTGGTTCAAAGAAAAACTGTATATGAAAATGTTGCTTTACCTATGCAACTTTGGGGATATTCTAAAAATGATATTGATAAAAAAGTAATTGAGCTTTTAAGTTTAGTTGGTTTAGAAGAAAAAACAGATTCATATCCCAGTCAATTAAGTGGTGGACAAAAACAGCGTGTTGCTATTGCTAGAGCTTTAACTTTAGAGCCTGAAGTTTTACTTTCTGATGAAGCAACATCAGCACTTGATCCAAATACAACAACTTCAATTTTAAATCTTTTAAAAGAGATTAATGAAAAGTTAAATATTACTATTGTTTTAGTAACTCACGAAATGGAAGTTGTAAAACAGATTGCACAAAAAGCACTTTTATTAGAACATGGAAATATTATTGGTTTTGATGATACTGAAGAGTTGTTTTTAAAACCAGATGAAAAAATGAAAGAGTTTTTAGGAGAGGTTGAAGTTGTACCAAATAATGGTGTAAATATCAAACTTTATTTCCCAAAAGACAATGCTTACCAATCTTTTATAACTACTATGGCAAGAAAACTTGACATGGATTTCAATATAGTATGGGGAAAACTTGAAGAGATAAATACTCATATTGTTGGAAATATGGTTATTAATATAAAAGAGGAAGAGAAGCAAAAAGTTCTTGAATATATAAAACAACACGATATTGTTTGGGAGGAATTATAA
- a CDS encoding MetQ/NlpA family ABC transporter substrate-binding protein has product MLKTISSIFLITILTLFFTSCSDTKKNKKFELEKNVIKVGATPIPHGEILEFIRPLLKKKGYDLEIKSVTDYVTANIAVDEGELDANFFQHAPYLYEFNKNRKTHLVKTVSVHLEPMGLYSKKINNLKNLEDESIIAIPNDATNKSRALDLLESIGLLTLKKVSTKTVLDIEKNPKNLFIKELDAAQLPRILDDIDAAVINTNYALSSGLNPLKDAIAIESKDSKYANIIAVKRGNEKKDYIKALDEVLNSKEVKEFIQNKYKGSIVEAF; this is encoded by the coding sequence GTGTTAAAAACAATCTCTAGTATTTTTCTAATTACTATTTTGACATTGTTTTTTACTTCATGTTCAGATACCAAAAAAAATAAAAAATTTGAATTAGAAAAAAATGTAATAAAAGTTGGTGCAACACCAATTCCACACGGTGAAATTTTAGAATTTATTCGACCTTTATTAAAAAAGAAAGGCTATGATTTAGAGATTAAAAGTGTAACAGATTATGTTACAGCTAATATTGCAGTTGATGAGGGGGAGTTAGATGCAAACTTTTTTCAACATGCTCCTTATTTATACGAATTTAATAAAAATAGAAAAACCCATTTAGTAAAAACTGTAAGTGTTCACTTAGAACCTATGGGACTTTATTCAAAAAAAATTAATAATCTTAAAAATTTAGAAGATGAATCTATAATTGCAATACCAAATGATGCCACAAACAAAAGTAGAGCTTTGGATTTACTGGAAAGCATAGGGTTATTAACATTAAAAAAAGTTTCTACTAAAACTGTACTAGATATAGAAAAAAATCCAAAAAATCTATTTATAAAAGAGCTTGATGCAGCTCAACTACCTAGAATATTAGATGATATTGATGCAGCAGTTATAAACACCAATTATGCCTTATCTTCTGGATTAAATCCATTAAAAGATGCTATAGCAATAGAATCAAAGGATTCTAAATATGCAAATATAATTGCAGTTAAAAGAGGTAATGAAAAAAAGGATTATATTAAAGCTTTAGATGAAGTACTAAATTCTAAAGAGGTTAAAGAGTTTATTCAAAACAAATATAAAGGCTCAATAGTAGAGGCTTTTTAA
- a CDS encoding uracil-DNA glycosylase family protein has translation MFFHYHPYKPFLHEDTKAIIVGTLPPPRFCTKDYKKEDVLFCYGSKDNLLWKAIEVIYEENFLYDNSEKAVKIRKDFLLKEKIGICDIVESCSREKVDASDLGMQDIKLRDILGFIKKYKNIQTMIFTGSLSKNSPEYFFRKVLKDNNISLEVIDEQTPKIHLFKYDNRDIKTISLTSPSNAANRYIGSTKIFKEKKKINPNYTTFDFRLEQYKKVFKSI, from the coding sequence TTGTTTTTTCACTATCATCCATATAAACCTTTTTTACATGAAGATACAAAAGCTATTATAGTTGGAACCTTGCCACCTCCAAGATTTTGCACCAAAGATTATAAAAAAGAAGATGTTTTATTTTGCTATGGTTCAAAGGATAATTTGCTTTGGAAAGCAATTGAAGTGATTTATGAAGAAAATTTTTTATATGACAACTCAGAAAAAGCAGTAAAAATAAGAAAAGATTTCTTACTTAAGGAAAAAATAGGAATTTGTGATATAGTTGAGTCTTGTAGTAGAGAAAAAGTTGATGCAAGCGATTTAGGGATGCAAGATATAAAGTTAAGAGATATACTTGGATTTATTAAAAAATATAAGAATATCCAAACTATGATTTTCACTGGAAGTTTATCTAAAAATTCACCCGAATATTTTTTTAGAAAAGTTTTAAAAGACAACAATATTTCATTAGAGGTTATTGATGAACAAACCCCAAAAATCCACCTTTTTAAGTATGATAATAGAGATATTAAAACTATAAGTTTAACCTCACCTTCAAATGCTGCAAATAGATATATAGGTTCCACAAAAATATTTAAAGAAAAGAAAAAGATTAACCCAAATTATACTACCTTTGATTTTAGGCTTGAACAGTATAAAAAAGTCTTCAAAAGTATCTAG
- a CDS encoding DNA polymerase III subunit gamma/tau, whose translation MSENQIEKKVLALKYRPRRFEDLVGQTTISQTLSLALDSNRLSHAYLFSGLRGSGKTSTARIMAKALLCSNGPTSKPCEVCENCKSANTNRHLDIIEMDAASNRGIDDIKDLIEHTKYKPSSARFKVFIIDEVHMLTTQAFNALLKTLEEPPGFVKFILATTDPLKLPATILSRTQHFRFNKIAPNDVLHHLSHILNEENIDFETPALEILTRSGQGSLRDTLTLLDQAIIFSKGKVTTTAVVDMLGLIEPKVMDKLFDIILKKGDIIEIVKELENYEISQVCDEMTIYLKQKMLEKDAKFDLLLFDRFFRILSDAKHLLAINSDGGFVLILTLSKMIEATNLKTIDEIINQVEQVEVKPLVKEAISTEKVIEHSHNDINHVYDDANVTIDKQFFENKKIIENQDEDNHEQEELVLPENETTVSIDTVNAIPTVEPIEEVEIKEETPTPVQQEIEKKEEVETNPFATPFDEDFDMEVESAPLNTQVEEVKEIQEVAEVQETKTMQENIGTQEIQEPTETTAEIEQAPSETQTLIQEIQTQTENVNEEDDEIEDIVYEPIPEIPIVDEPKKLDKNAMLYENLIEKVYERDDELGDLFEKNFVYKNFADKKLQISSYAQGEERKFLLKHYGVLKIFIYDIFGNDIEIEFIKEEAKQESVEKKDEFQSELKNSEPETLEDNNESGSMIEDIEVGAGCVADMQKTANPAPSQKELQLNDILNSPQMNAAKELLRVKKITVKTKT comes from the coding sequence ATGAGTGAAAATCAGATTGAGAAAAAAGTTTTAGCTCTTAAATATAGACCAAGAAGATTTGAGGATTTAGTTGGGCAAACTACAATTTCTCAAACTTTGTCTTTAGCATTGGATTCAAATAGATTATCCCATGCATATCTTTTTTCTGGACTTAGAGGTTCAGGGAAAACTAGTACAGCAAGAATTATGGCTAAAGCTTTATTGTGCTCAAATGGTCCCACATCAAAACCTTGTGAAGTTTGTGAAAACTGTAAAAGTGCAAATACAAACAGACACTTAGATATTATAGAGATGGATGCTGCTTCAAACAGAGGTATTGATGATATTAAAGATTTGATTGAACATACAAAATATAAACCAAGTAGTGCTCGATTTAAAGTGTTTATAATCGATGAGGTTCATATGCTTACAACTCAAGCATTTAATGCCCTTTTGAAAACTTTAGAAGAACCTCCAGGTTTTGTAAAATTTATCTTAGCAACTACTGATCCTTTAAAATTACCTGCAACAATCCTTAGTCGTACACAACATTTTAGATTTAATAAAATTGCACCAAATGATGTTTTACATCATCTTTCACACATTTTAAATGAAGAGAATATTGATTTTGAAACTCCTGCACTTGAAATATTAACAAGAAGTGGACAAGGAAGTTTAAGGGATACATTAACCCTGCTTGATCAAGCAATAATTTTCTCAAAAGGGAAAGTTACAACTACTGCAGTTGTAGATATGTTAGGATTAATTGAACCAAAAGTTATGGATAAATTATTTGATATTATCCTTAAAAAAGGTGATATTATAGAGATTGTTAAAGAGTTAGAAAACTATGAGATTTCACAAGTATGTGATGAGATGACAATCTATTTAAAACAAAAGATGTTAGAAAAAGATGCAAAATTTGATTTACTTTTATTTGATAGATTTTTTAGAATTTTAAGTGATGCAAAACACCTATTAGCAATAAACTCAGATGGTGGCTTTGTACTTATTTTAACTTTATCAAAAATGATTGAAGCAACAAATTTAAAAACTATAGATGAGATTATAAATCAAGTTGAGCAAGTAGAAGTTAAGCCTCTTGTTAAAGAAGCTATCTCTACTGAAAAAGTTATTGAACACTCACACAATGATATAAATCATGTGTATGACGATGCTAACGTTACAATTGATAAGCAGTTTTTTGAAAATAAAAAAATCATTGAAAATCAAGACGAAGATAATCATGAGCAAGAAGAGCTAGTTCTTCCTGAGAATGAAACAACAGTTTCAATCGATACAGTCAATGCAATTCCTACAGTTGAACCTATAGAAGAGGTTGAAATCAAAGAAGAAACCCCAACTCCTGTTCAACAAGAAATTGAAAAGAAAGAAGAAGTAGAAACTAATCCTTTTGCTACACCTTTTGATGAAGATTTTGACATGGAAGTTGAATCTGCACCTTTAAATACTCAAGTAGAAGAGGTAAAAGAGATTCAAGAGGTAGCAGAAGTTCAAGAAACTAAAACAATGCAAGAGAATATTGGAACTCAAGAAATTCAAGAGCCTACAGAGACAACAGCAGAAATAGAACAGGCACCTTCTGAGACTCAGACACTAATACAAGAGATTCAAACTCAAACTGAAAATGTAAATGAAGAAGATGATGAAATAGAAGATATTGTCTATGAACCAATTCCTGAGATACCAATAGTTGATGAACCTAAGAAATTAGATAAAAATGCTATGTTATACGAAAACCTAATCGAAAAAGTTTATGAAAGAGATGATGAATTAGGTGATCTATTTGAGAAAAATTTTGTATATAAAAATTTTGCAGATAAAAAACTTCAAATAAGTTCTTATGCTCAAGGGGAAGAGAGAAAATTCCTTTTAAAACATTATGGAGTTTTGAAAATATTTATTTATGATATTTTTGGAAATGACATAGAGATAGAGTTTATTAAAGAAGAGGCAAAACAGGAGAGTGTTGAAAAAAAGGATGAATTCCAAAGTGAACTAAAAAATAGTGAGCCTGAAACTTTGGAAGATAACAATGAATCGGGCTCAATGATTGAAGATATAGAAGTTGGTGCAGGATGCGTTGCTGATATGCAAAAAACAGCAAATCCCGCTCCCTCTCAAAAAGAGTTACAGTTAAATGATATTTTAAATTCACCTCAAATGAATGCCGCAAAAGAGCTTTTGAGAGTTAAAAAAATTACAGTAAAAACAAAAACTTAA
- a CDS encoding thioredoxin domain-containing protein, which translates to MKLISLFTLSALFIGNLLANDSIDSKVLDFEKNRFSKNKRVEIKDISINLKKQMPQEGWFGYIIDLNVDFAGKAVKAKDVVFSNGELIAPELFDIKTGLALKDLMTPKLTNEYYKDKNLIAGNANAKDKIVVFSDPLCPFCMDYVPDVINYVKKHDKSIALYYYHFPLLRIHPASNDLTKLMALAKTKDIEDIELKVYNIDWDKYFNSRETDSQKILKAFNSEFKTNFSLEDLNKKEITKEVAEDIRMGEEVLVQGTPTIFINGEQDKSKLKYEKLGK; encoded by the coding sequence ATGAAATTAATTAGTTTATTTACTCTGAGTGCTTTATTTATTGGAAATTTATTAGCAAATGATAGTATTGATAGTAAAGTATTAGATTTTGAAAAAAATAGATTTTCAAAAAATAAAAGAGTAGAGATAAAAGATATTAGTATAAATCTAAAAAAGCAGATGCCTCAAGAGGGTTGGTTTGGATATATAATAGATTTAAATGTTGATTTTGCAGGAAAAGCTGTAAAAGCAAAAGATGTTGTATTTTCAAATGGTGAATTGATAGCCCCTGAATTATTTGATATAAAAACAGGATTAGCTTTAAAAGATTTAATGACTCCAAAACTTACAAATGAGTATTACAAAGATAAAAATCTTATAGCAGGAAATGCAAATGCAAAAGATAAAATTGTAGTGTTTTCAGACCCATTATGCCCTTTTTGTATGGATTATGTACCTGATGTAATTAATTATGTAAAAAAACATGATAAATCTATAGCTTTATATTATTATCATTTTCCTCTTCTTAGGATTCACCCAGCGTCAAATGATTTAACAAAATTAATGGCATTGGCAAAAACTAAAGATATTGAAGATATAGAATTAAAAGTTTATAATATTGATTGGGATAAATACTTTAATTCAAGAGAAACTGATTCTCAAAAAATCTTAAAAGCCTTTAATAGTGAGTTTAAAACAAATTTTTCACTAGAGGATTTAAACAAAAAAGAGATTACAAAAGAAGTTGCTGAAGATATAAGAATGGGTGAAGAGGTTTTAGTTCAAGGAACACCTACTATTTTTATTAATGGTGAACAAGATAAATCAAAATTAAAATATGAAAAGTTAGGAAAGTAA
- a CDS encoding hydrolase — protein MRINAKDCVFVQVDVQERLFPHIADNEELEKNLLILVKGLKLHEIPIIVNEQYKKGIGETIPSLKELTDDYPHFEKTTFSCCGNDDGLAAIKATGKNIVILAGIETHVCVLQTALDLLSEGLQPVLVTDCVNSRKAKDKDMAIQRLIQAGVIPTTYESLLFELTVNAKHPVFKEISKLVK, from the coding sequence ATGAGAATTAATGCAAAAGATTGTGTTTTTGTTCAAGTTGATGTACAAGAAAGATTGTTCCCACATATAGCCGATAACGAAGAGTTAGAAAAAAATCTTCTTATTTTGGTAAAGGGTTTAAAACTTCATGAGATACCAATTATAGTAAATGAACAATACAAAAAAGGTATAGGTGAGACAATACCAAGTTTAAAAGAACTAACTGATGATTATCCCCATTTTGAAAAAACTACTTTTTCTTGTTGTGGTAATGATGATGGTTTAGCTGCAATAAAAGCAACAGGGAAAAATATAGTTATTTTAGCAGGAATTGAAACTCATGTTTGTGTATTACAAACTGCACTTGATTTATTATCAGAAGGTTTACAACCAGTTCTTGTAACAGATTGTGTAAATTCAAGAAAAGCAAAAGATAAAGATATGGCTATCCAAAGACTTATTCAAGCTGGAGTAATTCCAACTACTTACGAATCATTACTTTTTGAACTTACAGTTAATGCAAAACATCCAGTATTTAAAGAGATATCAAAATTAGTAAAATAG
- the murI gene encoding glutamate racemase: MKVGVFDSGLGGLTIVQAITKSFKGAEIYYIADTLYAPYGEKTKDEILNRSIKITKHLLKNHNIDVLIVACNTATSAAISELREMFSNLIVIGTEPGLKPAILKTQSNNIAVLATPATLRGQKYKQLLSSLSSEHEVNIHEIACAGLVEQIENGNVSHPDTHKMLSSWLIPMKEKEVDTIVLGCTHYPLISDIIKDIMGAKIELIETGQAIARRLDDLCSKKGHIDKSELKIEVFYTGEIKKEMISMILNNWYDSGKIVIKDENE, encoded by the coding sequence TTGAAAGTTGGAGTTTTTGATTCTGGTCTTGGTGGATTAACTATAGTACAAGCAATTACTAAATCTTTTAAAGGTGCAGAGATTTATTATATTGCTGATACTTTATATGCACCTTATGGTGAAAAAACAAAAGATGAGATTTTGAATAGAAGTATTAAGATTACTAAACATCTTTTGAAAAATCATAATATCGATGTACTTATAGTAGCTTGTAATACAGCTACATCTGCTGCTATAAGTGAATTAAGAGAGATGTTTTCAAATTTAATAGTAATAGGAACGGAACCTGGATTAAAACCTGCCATTTTAAAAACACAAAGTAATAATATAGCAGTTTTAGCAACTCCTGCAACTTTAAGGGGACAAAAATATAAGCAATTACTTTCTAGTTTATCAAGTGAACATGAAGTAAATATTCATGAGATTGCCTGTGCTGGTTTGGTTGAGCAAATAGAAAATGGAAATGTTTCCCATCCTGATACTCATAAGATGTTAAGCTCATGGTTAATACCTATGAAAGAAAAAGAGGTTGATACTATTGTTTTAGGGTGTACTCATTATCCATTAATCTCTGATATCATAAAAGATATAATGGGAGCAAAAATTGAGTTAATAGAAACAGGACAAGCAATTGCTAGAAGATTAGATGATTTGTGTTCAAAAAAAGGTCATATTGATAAAAGTGAACTTAAAATAGAAGTGTTTTATACAGGTGAAATTAAAAAAGAGATGATAAGTATGATTTTAAACAATTGGTATGATAGCGGTAAGATAGTAATAAAGGATGAAAATGAGTGA
- a CDS encoding MetQ/NlpA family ABC transporter substrate-binding protein, with protein MFKNILKFTVAAGLALGLTACTSDEKKEDTTAKVEPKKTVIKVGATPVPHAEILEVVKPLLKEKGYDLEIVEFTDYVTPNIAVDEGELDANFFQHTPYLTEFNANKNTDLVKTVGVHLEPMGLYSKKITSLEEIQDGAVIAVPNDPTNESRALDILVKEGLLKFKDLALKTALDVTENPKNIQIRELDAPQLPRVLDEVDAAIINTNYALAADLNPTKDAIVIESKDSPYVNIVAVKRGNENTDYIKALDAALNSEEVKQFIKEKYKGSIVEAF; from the coding sequence ATGTTTAAAAATATTTTAAAATTTACAGTTGCAGCTGGACTTGCATTAGGTTTAACTGCTTGTACTAGTGATGAAAAAAAAGAGGATACAACTGCAAAAGTTGAGCCTAAAAAAACAGTTATTAAAGTTGGAGCTACACCAGTTCCACACGCAGAGATTTTAGAAGTTGTAAAACCACTTTTAAAAGAGAAAGGTTATGATTTAGAGATTGTTGAGTTTACTGATTATGTAACTCCAAATATTGCAGTTGATGAGGGTGAATTAGATGCAAACTTTTTCCAACACACTCCATACTTAACAGAGTTTAACGCAAACAAAAACACTGATTTAGTTAAAACTGTAGGTGTGCACTTAGAGCCAATGGGATTATATTCTAAAAAAATCACTTCTTTAGAAGAGATTCAAGATGGTGCAGTAATTGCAGTACCAAATGATCCTACAAATGAGAGTAGAGCATTAGATATTTTAGTAAAAGAAGGTCTTTTAAAGTTTAAAGATTTAGCACTTAAAACTGCACTTGATGTAACTGAAAACCCAAAAAATATCCAAATTAGAGAGCTTGATGCTCCTCAATTACCAAGAGTTTTAGATGAAGTTGATGCAGCTATTATTAATACTAACTATGCATTAGCAGCTGATTTAAACCCAACAAAAGATGCAATTGTTATTGAATCAAAAGATTCTCCATATGTAAATATTGTTGCAGTTAAAAGAGGTAATGAAAATACAGATTATATTAAAGCTTTAGATGCAGCTTTAAATTCAGAAGAAGTAAAACAATTTATCAAAGAAAAATATAAAGGTTCTATTGTAGAAGCTTTCTAA
- the hemC gene encoding hydroxymethylbilane synthase, protein MKKIVIATRRSKLALWQSEYIKAELQKHYPDLEVELQEFSTKADKILDVPLAKIGGKGLFTKELEIALANKEADIAVHSLKDVPVEFEEGFVLAALTKRFDPRDAFLSEKYANISELPQGAVIGTTSLRRRMELKLLRPDIELKDLRGNINTRIAKLKAGEYDAIILAATGVQKLQIEDEVKHFSPISIDDMIPSMGQATLGIETLDNQELVEMLSVLHDKDALIESTIERDFVRTLEGGCQVPIGVKATIIDENTIDVRAIVGMPDGSEYIQEDLVANIDDYETIGKTLAQTFIDQGAKELLARAESVAFK, encoded by the coding sequence ATGAAAAAAATAGTAATAGCTACAAGAAGAAGTAAATTAGCACTTTGGCAAAGTGAATATATTAAAGCAGAACTACAAAAGCATTATCCAGATTTAGAAGTTGAATTACAAGAGTTTTCTACAAAAGCAGATAAGATTCTTGATGTACCTTTAGCTAAGATTGGGGGAAAAGGTCTTTTTACAAAAGAGTTAGAAATAGCATTAGCAAATAAAGAAGCAGATATTGCAGTGCATTCTTTAAAAGATGTTCCAGTTGAATTTGAAGAGGGGTTTGTTCTAGCAGCTCTTACTAAAAGGTTTGATCCAAGAGATGCTTTTTTAAGTGAAAAATATGCAAATATAAGTGAACTACCACAAGGTGCTGTTATTGGTACTACAAGTTTGAGAAGAAGAATGGAATTAAAACTTCTAAGACCAGATATTGAATTAAAAGATTTAAGAGGTAATATAAATACAAGAATTGCAAAACTTAAAGCTGGTGAGTATGATGCCATCATTTTAGCAGCAACAGGAGTTCAAAAACTTCAAATTGAAGATGAAGTTAAACATTTTTCTCCTATTTCAATTGATGATATGATACCATCAATGGGACAAGCAACTTTAGGTATTGAAACTTTAGATAATCAAGAACTAGTTGAGATGTTATCTGTATTACATGATAAAGATGCATTAATTGAATCAACAATTGAAAGAGACTTTGTAAGAACATTAGAGGGTGGTTGTCAAGTTCCTATTGGAGTAAAAGCTACAATTATTGATGAAAACACTATTGATGTTAGAGCAATAGTTGGAATGCCAGATGGAAGTGAGTATATCCAAGAAGATTTAGTTGCTAATATTGATGATTATGAAACTATAGGGAAAACTTTAGCTCAAACATTTATAGACCAAGGTGCAAAAGAGCTATTAGCTCGTGCTGAAAGTGTTGCTTTTAAATAA
- a CDS encoding GGDEF domain-containing protein, whose product MKKILLVISILLLPIALFSNDEKVYKVVIRKDWKPYYFINENGKPDGFAIELFDKVAKKTNIKYEYIIVDDFKQVMLLFKENKADILPNIGISPKREELFLFTQPTDSFFVNIYKNKSSKNISTLEDIKGKSLGLVVNNICGRLIDKNFYNRYFYDSYKDLIVALKNGEIDAFCYPKPLIEKQLDSDEDIVSLNKSLREIKRGIGISKQNFHLLPIFNDALTELKLTGELDELSNKWFNKHSYIELTKSETIFLVLSFLGISFTSLVVVFYFLSKKRWLITKDILEDEIRKKTNVLRIQNKRLKTIHKKLKEQSNKDALTKIYNRKFYNEKIKELLSLYNRYENTFSYLMFDIDDFKKINDIYGHIVGDKVLIELANIVSDDIRVTDYFFRVGGEEFVILLSDTTLEESKAVAEKIKNSISEKVKVIDSLIVTVSIGLTEVIKGDEEESIYKRADANLYKAKHTGKNRVVV is encoded by the coding sequence ATGAAAAAAATATTATTAGTTATTTCTATTTTACTTTTGCCCATAGCTCTTTTTTCAAATGATGAAAAAGTTTATAAAGTAGTGATAAGAAAAGATTGGAAACCTTACTATTTTATAAATGAAAATGGAAAACCTGATGGTTTTGCTATTGAGTTGTTTGACAAAGTTGCAAAAAAAACAAATATAAAATATGAGTATATTATTGTTGATGATTTTAAACAAGTAATGCTACTGTTTAAAGAAAATAAAGCAGATATATTACCAAATATAGGAATAAGCCCAAAAAGAGAAGAACTTTTTTTATTTACCCAACCTACAGATAGTTTCTTTGTTAATATTTATAAAAATAAATCTTCAAAAAACATCTCTACTTTAGAAGATATCAAAGGGAAAAGTCTAGGTTTAGTTGTTAATAATATATGTGGAAGATTAATTGATAAAAATTTTTATAATAGATATTTTTATGATAGTTATAAAGATTTAATTGTTGCACTAAAAAATGGAGAGATAGATGCTTTTTGTTATCCCAAACCTTTGATAGAAAAACAATTAGATTCAGATGAAGATATTGTATCTTTAAATAAATCCTTAAGAGAGATAAAAAGAGGAATTGGAATATCAAAACAAAATTTCCATCTTTTACCTATTTTTAATGATGCCTTAACGGAACTAAAGTTAACTGGAGAATTGGATGAATTATCTAATAAGTGGTTTAATAAACATAGTTATATAGAATTAACAAAAAGTGAAACAATCTTTTTAGTACTTAGCTTTTTGGGTATTAGTTTCACAAGCTTGGTAGTTGTATTTTATTTTTTAAGTAAAAAAAGATGGTTAATAACTAAAGATATATTAGAAGATGAAATAAGAAAAAAAACTAATGTACTTAGAATTCAAAATAAAAGATTAAAAACAATTCATAAAAAACTAAAAGAACAATCAAATAAAGATGCATTAACTAAAATATATAATAGAAAATTTTATAATGAAAAGATAAAAGAGCTGTTATCTTTATATAATAGATATGAGAACACCTTTTCTTATTTGATGTTTGATATTGATGACTTTAAAAAAATAAATGATATCTATGGACATATTGTTGGTGATAAAGTATTAATAGAATTAGCTAATATAGTAAGTGATGACATAAGAGTTACTGATTACTTTTTTAGAGTAGGTGGAGAGGAGTTTGTAATTCTTTTGTCAGATACTACTTTAGAAGAGAGTAAAGCTGTTGCAGAAAAAATAAAAAATTCAATTAGTGAAAAAGTAAAAGTTATAGATTCTTTAATAGTAACTGTTAGTATTGGTTTAACAGAAGTAATAAAAGGTGATGAGGAAGAGAGTATTTATAAACGAGCTGATGCTAATTTGTACAAAGCTAAACATACTGGAAAAAATAGAGTTGTAGTTTAA